Proteins encoded together in one Chitinophaga sp. LS1 window:
- a CDS encoding response regulator transcription factor: MNAPNNDPGLNYATQRILLVTADAGMARKIRQLLTEQYTLLSTSSITEGIGLAHQHHPDLILCDAIVQDATGYQFLITLRNDSVLKPIPFILFSRPNMPANMRKGMNLGADDYLVAPFTGEELLKSIHSRISRFHHIRDTRNYIKENVMLPEVSTLAINDRLSKTEAKILSMIARGMSSRDIASYKCISVRTVDNHRHNITKKLQLSGPNALVKFAIGYAGAMR; this comes from the coding sequence ATGAACGCACCTAACAACGACCCTGGGCTTAATTACGCTACCCAGCGAATACTCTTAGTTACCGCCGATGCAGGCATGGCCCGGAAAATCCGGCAATTGCTTACGGAGCAATACACCCTTCTTAGCACCAGTTCTATTACGGAAGGTATAGGATTGGCTCATCAACATCATCCCGATCTCATTCTCTGCGATGCCATAGTGCAGGACGCCACAGGGTATCAGTTCCTGATTACACTCAGAAATGATTCAGTGCTGAAGCCTATACCTTTTATTCTCTTTTCCCGTCCGAATATGCCCGCAAATATGCGCAAAGGCATGAACCTCGGTGCAGATGATTATCTCGTAGCACCTTTTACCGGCGAGGAATTACTTAAAAGTATCCACTCCCGTATCAGCAGGTTTCATCACATCAGGGATACGCGAAATTATATAAAGGAAAATGTGATGCTACCCGAAGTAAGCACACTCGCCATCAATGACAGGCTGAGTAAAACAGAGGCTAAAATACTAAGCATGATTGCCAGAGGTATGAGCAGCAGGGACATCGCATCTTATAAATGCATCAGTGTCAGGACCGTCGATAATCACCGGCATAATATCACCAAGAAATTACAGTTGTCAGGCCCTAACGCGCTCGTGAAGTTTGCCATCGGTTACGCAGGCGCTATGAGATGA
- a CDS encoding sigma-54 interaction domain-containing protein encodes MELFGLLEWLVPRETTGTQPDHDAVKGINSEAELMAFIQSVLRPYLHTISILIGMADADGMITCWWLHADNTFVFPGFPDKVLPMYLSNLTSNILELHTPDRRDAFQTTLFKSGVKEALIHSLQYQDKNLGFLCLLSETSNTFSSAVQSVVNRSAGLFAAACLQVLLLQLAEEYRQKVTGALPPVVNNSGMIGGKALQPALHLVSQVAPTSATVLLTGETGTGKELFAAAIHNASPRKNNIMIKVNCAALPPQLIESELFGHEKGAFTGALQRRIGKFELADKSTLFLDEIGELPLELQAKLLRALQEKEIERLGGNNIIKVDVRIVAATNKNLEEEVANGRFREDLYYRLCVFPIHLPPLRERIDDIPVLLQHFAGSAALRYEKKIRGINPACIDALVSYRWPGNIRELENLVERAVIASTDLYIMITPPLSREVAASSDTSPPASTLADTEKAVIIQALQQCNGKIRGPQGAAAMLDIKPTTLEARMKKLGIVKKHVLR; translated from the coding sequence ATGGAGCTATTCGGGTTGTTAGAATGGTTGGTTCCCAGGGAAACCACGGGTACACAACCGGATCATGATGCTGTGAAAGGGATTAATAGTGAAGCGGAATTAATGGCGTTTATACAGTCTGTACTCAGGCCGTATTTACACACAATTTCGATTTTGATCGGCATGGCCGATGCGGACGGTATGATCACCTGCTGGTGGTTACATGCTGACAATACTTTTGTATTTCCGGGTTTTCCGGATAAGGTCCTTCCTATGTATCTATCCAATCTTACCTCCAATATTTTGGAGCTGCATACCCCAGATCGTAGAGATGCTTTCCAGACCACTTTATTTAAAAGCGGTGTAAAAGAGGCCCTGATACATTCTTTACAATATCAAGATAAAAATTTAGGATTTCTTTGTTTACTCTCTGAAACCAGTAATACATTTTCATCAGCCGTGCAATCTGTAGTGAACAGATCTGCAGGGTTATTTGCCGCTGCATGTCTGCAGGTATTATTGTTACAACTGGCAGAAGAATACCGGCAAAAGGTGACTGGGGCGTTGCCACCGGTCGTGAATAATTCAGGGATGATAGGCGGGAAGGCATTGCAACCTGCATTACATTTAGTGTCTCAGGTTGCGCCTACAAGTGCGACCGTATTGTTAACCGGCGAAACTGGTACCGGGAAGGAGTTATTCGCTGCTGCCATTCACAACGCTTCGCCAAGGAAAAACAATATTATGATAAAGGTCAATTGTGCCGCATTGCCCCCTCAACTGATCGAATCGGAATTATTCGGTCATGAAAAAGGAGCATTTACAGGTGCATTGCAACGCCGGATCGGCAAGTTTGAACTCGCTGATAAAAGCACTTTATTTTTGGATGAAATAGGAGAGTTGCCACTGGAATTGCAGGCGAAATTATTACGCGCCTTGCAGGAAAAAGAAATCGAGCGTCTGGGCGGCAACAATATCATCAAAGTAGATGTTCGCATTGTCGCAGCTACCAATAAAAACCTTGAAGAAGAAGTGGCAAATGGCCGGTTCAGGGAAGATCTGTATTATCGTTTGTGTGTATTCCCTATTCACTTACCACCACTCCGTGAGCGGATAGATGACATCCCTGTTTTGCTCCAGCACTTTGCCGGCAGTGCCGCCCTGCGATATGAGAAAAAAATCAGGGGCATCAACCCTGCCTGTATAGATGCGCTGGTCAGTTACCGCTGGCCGGGCAATATCCGGGAACTGGAAAACCTGGTAGAGAGGGCGGTCATTGCTTCCACTGACTTATATATTATGATCACACCGCCACTCAGCAGAGAGGTGGCGGCATCGTCAGATACTTCACCACCCGCTTCCACATTGGCAGATACCGAAAAAGCAGTGATTATCCAGGCCTTGCAACAATGCAATGGTAAGATCAGAGGCCCGCAGGGCGCAGCAGCAATGCTGGATATTAAACCCACTACCCTGGAGGCCAGGATGAAAAAACTGGGTATTGTAAAAAAGCATGTATTACGATAA
- a CDS encoding tyrosine-protein phosphatase, with protein sequence MFFFRKKSENVETNLPFLAGIGTDIHSHLLPAVDDGSQDLDTSIEFIETLHSLGIQHVITTPHCMMDRYPNSVETLRKPYQQVKKALAEKNIPVQFHHAAEYYMDEFFEDLMKAPLMTLDGELVLVEISFMSAPPQLHQWLFELAAQGYRPVMAHPERYNYYHTQLEEYKVFKQRGCLLQVNLLSLTGYYGRHIQKAAEWLIENKLIDFIGTDLHHSKHLHAIKSIAKDKKLVKLLETYAFKNNTIQIVPQSI encoded by the coding sequence ATGTTTTTCTTCCGTAAAAAATCTGAAAATGTCGAGACGAACCTGCCTTTCCTGGCAGGTATTGGCACTGATATTCATTCACACCTGTTACCCGCCGTGGACGACGGTTCGCAAGACCTCGACACGTCCATAGAATTTATTGAAACCTTACATTCACTCGGTATTCAGCATGTGATAACGACCCCTCACTGTATGATGGATCGTTATCCAAACTCGGTCGAAACCCTGAGAAAACCTTACCAACAGGTAAAAAAAGCACTGGCTGAAAAAAATATTCCGGTGCAGTTTCACCATGCAGCAGAATACTACATGGATGAATTTTTTGAAGACCTGATGAAGGCTCCGCTCATGACACTGGATGGTGAACTGGTGCTGGTGGAAATCTCATTTATGAGTGCTCCGCCCCAATTGCATCAATGGCTCTTTGAACTCGCCGCACAAGGCTATCGCCCGGTAATGGCACACCCTGAAAGATATAATTACTACCATACGCAGCTGGAAGAATACAAAGTATTCAAGCAAAGAGGTTGTCTGCTGCAGGTAAACCTGCTCTCCCTGACCGGTTATTACGGCAGGCATATACAGAAAGCTGCGGAATGGCTGATTGAAAATAAATTGATTGACTTTATCGGGACCGATTTGCATCATAGCAAGCATCTACACGCAATTAAATCAATTGCGAAAGATAAAAAACTGGTGAAATTGCTGGAAACTTATGCATTCAAAAATAATACAATACAAATAGTACCACAATCTATCTAA
- a CDS encoding nucleotide sugar dehydrogenase: MQPVVQQHVPENSRIAIIGLGYVGLPLAIEFAKKYPVLGFDINSDRVKELSKGQDRTKEANLDELKQVIQDRKKEGAPTGLTFSSDKKDLSQYNVFIVTVPTPIDEFKSPDLKPLLSASSMLGSILKAGDVVIYESTVYPGCTEEDCVPVLEKTSGLVFNKDFFAGYSPERINPGDKVNTLTKIRKVTSGSTPEIAIYVDALYASIITAGTHKAPSIKVAEASKAIENAQRDINISFVNELALIFDKVGIDTNDVIEAAGTKWNFLKYKPGLVGGHCIGVDPYYLAHKAEALGYHPQVILSGRRVNDHMGHFVANKIVKLMIEKDHKIKGSKILIMGITFKENCPDVRNTRVVDIYHELIDFGLDVTIYDPWADPEEVKHEYGLDIVTSLNENEIYDGIIIAVAHKEFLTFDFKKYKRNNGVIFDTKACIDRNLVDCRL, from the coding sequence ATGCAGCCCGTTGTACAGCAACACGTACCAGAAAACAGCCGCATCGCCATCATTGGCCTCGGCTATGTCGGCTTACCCCTTGCCATAGAATTTGCGAAAAAGTACCCCGTACTGGGCTTTGACATCAATTCAGATCGTGTAAAGGAATTAAGCAAAGGACAGGACAGAACCAAAGAAGCAAACCTGGATGAATTAAAGCAGGTGATCCAGGACCGAAAAAAAGAAGGTGCTCCCACAGGACTCACATTTTCTTCCGACAAGAAAGATTTGTCACAATACAATGTTTTTATTGTCACAGTCCCTACCCCCATCGATGAATTTAAGTCCCCCGATCTCAAGCCACTTCTCAGTGCATCTTCCATGCTTGGCAGTATTTTGAAAGCAGGCGATGTAGTCATCTACGAATCTACAGTATACCCCGGCTGTACAGAAGAAGATTGCGTACCTGTACTGGAAAAAACATCTGGTCTTGTATTTAACAAAGATTTCTTCGCAGGCTATTCACCGGAAAGGATCAATCCGGGTGACAAAGTTAACACTCTTACAAAAATTCGTAAAGTCACCAGTGGTTCTACCCCTGAAATAGCTATTTATGTAGATGCATTGTACGCAAGCATTATTACCGCCGGTACACACAAAGCTCCAAGTATCAAGGTAGCAGAAGCTTCGAAAGCGATTGAGAATGCACAACGCGACATCAACATTTCATTTGTAAATGAACTGGCCCTCATCTTTGACAAGGTAGGTATCGATACCAACGATGTAATAGAAGCTGCCGGTACAAAATGGAATTTCTTAAAATATAAACCAGGATTGGTGGGAGGTCACTGTATTGGGGTGGATCCTTACTACCTGGCGCACAAAGCAGAAGCTCTCGGTTATCACCCGCAGGTCATCCTATCCGGCCGCAGGGTGAATGACCATATGGGGCACTTTGTAGCGAACAAGATTGTAAAACTTATGATCGAAAAAGATCATAAGATCAAGGGGTCAAAAATTCTGATCATGGGTATTACATTCAAGGAAAATTGTCCGGACGTGCGCAATACCAGGGTTGTGGATATTTATCATGAATTAATTGATTTCGGTCTGGATGTGACGATCTATGATCCATGGGCAGATCCGGAAGAAGTAAAACATGAATATGGTCTTGACATCGTTACTTCATTGAATGAAAATGAAATTTACGATGGCATTATCATAGCCGTTGCACACAAAGAATTTTTAACTTTCGATTTCAAAAAGTACAAACGCAATAATGGCGTAATTTTCGATACCAAAGCCTGCATTGACCGAAATCTGGTTGACTGCCGGTTATAA
- a CDS encoding GNAT family N-acetyltransferase: protein MSFITVSIYDNTRWDRYIRNAHTFDFNHTWYYHSTFPGEPVLLVYEERDDYIALPVVMNSSTEGIRYISGFAGPLASRNFAVLDNGVQERFEIAFLQYLKEQQISESSILLHPLIHAAFKPLRTGRLQQHADSLLIDLSLSPGMQEANYGENFGNNVSLLRRKGYTVRQATSIHDVDTFADIYYRNSMHLQSGSAHFDKAWFRQILRPSGFESTLLLACQGTQVAAGVLLTFCNDMMQLHLAATHEQYLQHAPLHLLLAEAGGLGKTAGMQYFHLGGMGRKADVLFASKAITSETYPGFKTWHVPVQQIQNSLKNYRQQLSIAV from the coding sequence ATGTCTTTTATTACTGTGTCCATTTATGACAATACCCGGTGGGATCGTTACATCCGAAACGCCCATACATTTGACTTTAACCATACCTGGTATTATCACAGTACATTTCCGGGCGAACCTGTTTTATTGGTCTATGAAGAACGTGATGACTATATCGCGTTGCCTGTGGTAATGAATAGCAGCACTGAAGGTATAAGGTACATCAGTGGGTTTGCAGGTCCTCTGGCCAGCCGGAATTTTGCGGTGCTGGACAATGGCGTACAGGAGCGATTTGAAATTGCGTTTTTACAGTACCTCAAAGAACAGCAGATCTCAGAGTCGAGTATCCTGCTGCATCCCCTCATTCACGCCGCCTTTAAGCCGTTGCGCACAGGGCGCCTGCAACAGCATGCCGATAGCCTGTTGATAGACCTGTCGCTTTCTCCAGGTATGCAGGAAGCAAATTATGGCGAAAACTTCGGCAACAATGTATCACTACTCCGGCGAAAGGGATATACGGTAAGGCAGGCGACATCGATTCACGACGTGGATACATTTGCAGACATTTATTATAGAAATAGTATGCACCTGCAATCAGGAAGCGCTCATTTTGATAAAGCGTGGTTCAGACAGATACTCAGACCTAGTGGTTTTGAAAGCACATTATTACTGGCATGTCAGGGTACGCAGGTGGCAGCAGGGGTATTACTCACGTTTTGTAATGACATGATGCAGTTGCATCTGGCCGCTACACATGAGCAATACTTACAACATGCACCATTGCACTTGTTATTGGCAGAAGCAGGTGGGTTGGGGAAAACTGCAGGCATGCAGTACTTTCATCTGGGAGGTATGGGGCGTAAGGCAGATGTGCTATTTGCAAGCAAAGCAATAACATCAGAGACCTACCCGGGATTTAAGACATGGCATGTTCCTGTACAGCAGATCCAGAATTCCTTAAAGAATTACCGGCAACAGCTTTCAATAGCAGTATAA
- a CDS encoding GAF domain-containing protein, with the protein MAEDLSIVQGDKIAQYQSIIPQIKALIEGEPDLVANLANTVAALKEQFNWFWVGFYLIKGDELVLGPFQGPVACTRIKKGRGVCGASWAQSATLIVPDVEKFPGHIACSSLSRSEIVLPIIRRGEVIGVLDVDSEHLSHFDETDQQYLEEIISGLNFEE; encoded by the coding sequence TAGCCCAATACCAATCTATCATTCCGCAAATCAAGGCGCTGATCGAAGGTGAACCCGATCTCGTGGCGAACCTCGCTAATACAGTAGCTGCCCTGAAAGAACAATTTAACTGGTTTTGGGTTGGATTTTATCTGATAAAAGGAGATGAACTGGTACTTGGCCCCTTCCAGGGTCCTGTAGCCTGCACCCGCATTAAAAAAGGACGTGGCGTATGTGGCGCCAGCTGGGCACAGTCCGCTACCCTCATTGTTCCTGACGTTGAAAAATTCCCGGGGCATATTGCCTGCTCGAGTCTCTCGCGATCCGAAATCGTATTACCCATCATCCGACGTGGCGAAGTGATCGGCGTACTGGATGTAGATAGCGAACACCTGTCACATTTTGACGAAACAGACCAACAATACCTGGAGGAAATAATCTCCGGCCTGAACTTTGAGGAATAA